One region of Bdellovibrio bacteriovorus genomic DNA includes:
- a CDS encoding YncE family protein — translation MKALVPFLAMMATSFGAYAGPSDLSAYFSKDFLMKKADTGCMPKGMKADKTGDFLYVAEMCGKIDPAKNQRMPTASVFDLKKQTLVKTLVTPAGPTDGIFANTEVDISIDGKFAFISRAEGGKTAEVFKNGGLLSVVNTETQNIVKYIPTKGEGSKIIASRPIVAERPSEQILYVANYFSDDISVIDVTNLKDDGNLDGSRHLVKKIRLQTRFTNPSIKKYLIAPRGITFTPDGKYALILATETGSLIIVDALNHQQIAEISPIEDSTAGRPLNLRHVVVTKNGRLAYFSHMRGNAVSRIDMENLMEEIAKVAATSMTPVLPSSVWNRLLVPFNTPKGLKKILILEDYPLDHPNFPGKKWDLAHPNTIVLDPLENRYLFVSSRTTSYKDDSKVDPKIKGKIDIIDTRNGKIVFTLVGGAQPTALEVSPDGSTLISAGLKDDKVYFYDISKIISLYQRW, via the coding sequence ATGAAAGCATTGGTCCCATTTCTGGCAATGATGGCCACGAGCTTCGGCGCTTATGCGGGCCCCAGCGATCTGTCGGCCTATTTTTCGAAAGACTTTCTAATGAAGAAGGCGGACACCGGCTGCATGCCCAAAGGAATGAAGGCCGATAAAACCGGAGACTTTCTTTACGTCGCGGAAATGTGTGGAAAAATAGATCCCGCGAAAAACCAACGCATGCCCACGGCGTCCGTTTTCGATTTGAAAAAGCAAACCTTGGTTAAAACATTGGTGACACCTGCGGGACCTACGGACGGCATTTTTGCGAATACCGAAGTGGATATTTCCATAGATGGGAAGTTTGCTTTTATTTCTCGCGCGGAGGGAGGAAAAACAGCGGAGGTCTTTAAAAACGGGGGGCTTTTGAGTGTCGTGAATACAGAAACTCAAAACATCGTGAAGTACATTCCGACGAAAGGCGAAGGTTCTAAGATCATCGCCTCACGTCCCATCGTCGCCGAAAGACCTTCGGAACAAATCCTTTACGTCGCCAATTATTTTTCTGATGACATCAGTGTGATTGATGTCACGAATCTTAAAGATGATGGCAATTTGGATGGCAGCCGTCACCTTGTGAAAAAAATCCGTTTGCAGACACGTTTTACAAATCCATCGATTAAAAAATATCTGATCGCTCCCCGCGGAATTACTTTTACGCCTGACGGAAAATACGCATTAATTCTCGCCACCGAAACCGGCAGTCTTATCATCGTCGATGCTTTGAACCATCAGCAGATCGCGGAAATTTCTCCGATTGAAGATTCCACTGCGGGCCGACCACTTAATTTACGTCATGTGGTTGTTACTAAGAATGGACGCCTGGCTTATTTCAGTCATATGCGCGGCAACGCCGTTTCGCGGATTGATATGGAAAATCTGATGGAGGAAATCGCAAAAGTCGCCGCCACGTCGATGACTCCCGTATTGCCATCAAGTGTATGGAACAGACTTCTTGTTCCCTTTAATACTCCGAAAGGACTTAAAAAAATTTTGATACTTGAAGATTACCCGTTAGATCACCCTAACTTCCCCGGTAAAAAATGGGATCTCGCGCATCCTAATACCATCGTTTTAGATCCTTTGGAAAATCGTTACCTGTTCGTTTCATCGCGAACTACGAGCTATAAAGATGACAGCAAGGTCGATCCAAAAATTAAAGGAAAAATCGATATCATCGACACTCGCAACGGAAAGATTGTTTTCACTTTGGTGGGAGGTGCACAACCGACGGCATTGGAGGTTTCACCGGATGGATCAACACTGATCTCGGCTGGCTTGAAAGATGATAAAGTTTATTTCTACGATATCAGCAAAATTATTTCTTTGTATCAGCGGTGGTAA
- a CDS encoding alpha/beta hydrolase → MRNILSIFILSFLLAPWAQALVPTDHTIVLVHGAFADATASWSRVTTMLQERGFKVVAVQNPLTSFAEDVAATERALANVKGPVVLVGHSWGGFVITQAGSKPNVHALVYVAAFAPSEGQSVLDLTKDYPVSPGFGQLVIDSFGYGTLTEMGMKKYFAQDLPRKTTSLMFATQIPTAATSFAEKATIASWKTKPSWYVVAETDHMIQPALQKAMASKIGATMTAYPGSHVIMQSQPLRVVNAILAAAGVEK, encoded by the coding sequence ATGCGAAATATTTTAAGTATTTTTATTTTATCTTTTCTGTTGGCTCCGTGGGCTCAAGCCCTCGTCCCCACAGATCATACTATCGTTTTAGTTCACGGAGCTTTTGCCGATGCCACTGCCTCGTGGAGTCGTGTCACCACCATGCTGCAAGAGCGGGGATTTAAAGTCGTTGCCGTTCAAAATCCGTTAACGTCCTTTGCTGAAGACGTCGCTGCGACGGAGCGAGCATTAGCAAATGTGAAAGGACCCGTGGTTCTAGTAGGGCATTCATGGGGAGGATTCGTCATCACGCAAGCAGGGAGTAAGCCGAATGTTCATGCTCTAGTATATGTAGCGGCATTTGCTCCTTCTGAAGGGCAGTCTGTTTTAGATTTGACGAAGGACTATCCAGTGTCGCCCGGTTTTGGCCAGTTGGTGATTGATTCTTTTGGATATGGAACTTTGACGGAGATGGGGATGAAAAAATATTTCGCTCAAGATCTTCCTCGCAAAACAACTTCCTTGATGTTTGCAACGCAGATTCCGACGGCGGCGACTTCGTTTGCGGAGAAGGCGACGATCGCTTCTTGGAAAACTAAACCTTCTTGGTACGTTGTCGCTGAAACAGACCATATGATTCAGCCAGCCCTTCAAAAAGCCATGGCCTCCAAAATCGGAGCAACAATGACGGCTTATCCAGGAAGTCACGTCATTATGCAATCTCAACCTCTTCGTGTTGTGAATGCTATTTTGGCAGCTGCGGGAGTAGAAAAGTAA